In Clupea harengus chromosome 13, Ch_v2.0.2, whole genome shotgun sequence, one DNA window encodes the following:
- the LOC105893485 gene encoding uncharacterized protein LOC105893485 isoform X1, protein MTSQGRKRMRLCPHCHSLLSSLSHTHTHTHTQMHALWADLKAGLGDVAREVSVLQQGGRQVEDRVSSHHRDNNEKILSLRNTINTIQEDLSGVLAQISQLSYKQKELQRDLELLQTLQHRNGSRGEGSLDGHASLSSQTELSLIQHYITSLPTNQSKRQTAALELLESERVYVSYLSLLLKANISFNGSENASHKDKRYPSPTHPHTLKVQCTGFSGI, encoded by the exons ATGACAAGCCAGGGAAGGAAAAGAATGAGACTCTGTCCCCACTGTCATTcactcttatcctctctctctcacacacacacacacacacacacacagatgcatgcactTTGGGCTGATCTGAAGGCAGGGCTCGGAGACGTGGCACGAGAGGTGTCTGTCTTACAGCAGGGAGGACGGCAAGTGGAAGACAGGGTGTCGTCTCATCACCGAGACAACAATGAAAAGATTCTATCTCTCAGGAACACGATCAACACCATacag GAGGATCTCAGTGGAGTTCTGGCACAGATCTCACAGCTGAGCTATAAGCAGAAAGAACTACAGAGAGACCTGGAACTGCTGCAGACCTTACAACATAG GAACGGCTCCAGAGGGGAGGGGTCATTGGATGGCCACGCCTCTCTTTCCAGCCAGACTGAGCTGAGTCTCATACAGCACTACATCACCAGCCTTCCAACCAATCAGA gtaAGAGGCAGACGGCTGCTCTGGAGCTGCTGGAGTCAGAGCGGGTCTATGTCTCCTATCTTTCCCTCCTCCTAAAGGCCAACATCAGTTTTAATGGATCAGAAAATGCCAGCCATAAAGACAAACGGtacccctcacccacccacccacacacactgaaggtgcAGTGCAcgggatttagtggcatctag
- the LOC116223285 gene encoding rho guanine nucleotide exchange factor 33-like, producing MVAHVSMEKDPLPMPFPSSLRFLIQQHLELLHVLQERVLKSQWQGIMGDVFLRLTSKESDFLEHYVSYLKELPECVSVGDIMGDDTRPSLHNLLLQPVQRIPEYLALLQSLLRQTESEHPDYYLLLVCVQHLRSFTTQHNHLLQHNQELLTHTHPHTLAPRTHQHQHQHQHPHQRLIQTRKELSRSSVKQLYKMGDYEPAINYCSPSALLEPSSRRSKPASSVKRYQDWEADPHRYEPDVPSPVSFLQDADGRLKSPVVPLRSIPESEGAGSALASALGAFLPYEGGDSLCERCSSHSPSSDSSIDIAFVRCSPAPSPPHKSHGAAGSKQSHEARAYRVGRGCVSPDSVGLMRPRPLQAVQRKSKSLNGLQLDSIDSSAHSGRGIHPRLERQSSAKSRLRHHDTHTDTEDQTHVTHSKDSVSPSPWGEELKWRGVAEENHHTPLSERSRKQEGKGFRSSFKKLFKKKSGGENKEKDKEKTESQSCGDLESTRSPRGHRLGEIDRGTAV from the exons atggtggcGCATGTCTCCATGGAAAAGGAtccgctccctat GCCCTTTCCCTCGTCTTTGAGATTCCTGATCCAGCAGCACCTGGAGCTGCTTCATGTCCTGCAGGAGAGGGTTCTCAAGAGCCAGTGGCAAGGCATCATGGGAGATGTATTTCTTCGGCTCACCAGCAAAGAG AGTGATTTCCTGGAGCACTATGTGTCCTACCTGAAGGAGcttccagagtgtgtgtctgtg GGTGACATCATGGGAGATGACACACGCCCATCCCTCCACAATCTGCTTCTCCAGCCTGTGCAGCGCATCCCAGAATACCTTGCACTGCTACAG agcctGCTGAGACAGACGGAGTCAGAGCACCCTGACTACTAccttctgctggtgtgtgtgcagcacctGCGCTCCTTCACCACACAGCACAACCACCTGCTGCAGCACAACCAggagctgctcacacacacacacccgcacacactcGCCCcgcgcacacaccaacaccaacaccaacaccaacacccgCACCAACGACTCATACAGACCCGCAAGGAGCTCAGCAg GTCCTCAGTCAAACAGCTCTACAAAATGGGGGACTATGAGCCTGCAATCAACTACTGTTCCCCCAGTGCTTTACT tgagcCCAGCAGCCGACGCAGTAAACCAGCCTCCTCCGTCAAGCGCTACCAGGACTGGGAGGCCGATCCGCACCGCTACGAGCCCGACGTCCCCTCGCCCGTGTCCTTCCTGCAGGACGCCGACGGCCGCCTCAAGTCCCCCGTGGTCCCCCTGCGGAGCATCCCCGAGAGCGAGGGGGCCGGCTCGGCGCTGGCCTCCGCCCTGGGCGCCTTCCTGCCCTACGAGGGCGGAGACTCCCTGTGCGAGCGCTGCTCCAGCCACTCCCCTTCCTCCGACTCCAGCATCGACATCGCCTTCGTGCGCTGCAGCCCCGCGCCCAGCCCACCCCACAAATCGCACGGCGCCGCCGGCAGCAAGCAGAGCCACGAGGCCAGGGCCTACCGCGTGGGCCGGGGCTGCGTGTCGCCCGACTCCGTGGGGCTGATGAGACCTCGCCCCCTGCAGGCCGTCCAGCGGAAGAGCAAGTCGCTGAACGGCCTGCAGCTGGACAGCATCGACAGCTCGGCCCACTCGGGTCGCGGGATCCACCCCCGGCTGGAGCGGCAGTCCAGCGCCAAGAGCCGCCTGAGgcaccacgacacacacaccgacacggAGGACCAGACACACGTGACGCACAGCAAG GACTCGGTGAGCCCGTCGCCGTGGGGGGAGGAGCTTAAGTGGAGGGGTGTGGCCGAGGAGAACCACCACACCCCCCTGAGTGAGCGGAGCAGGAAGCAGGAAGGAAAGGGCTTCAGGAGCTCCTTCAAGAAACTCTTCAAGAAGAA GTCAGGTggtgagaacaaagagaaggacaaggagaagacaGAAAGTCAGAGCTGTGGTGATCTGGAGTCAACAAGGTCACCCCGAGGACATCGTCTGGGAGAGATTGACCGTGGTACAGCTGTGTGA
- the LOC105893485 gene encoding rho guanine nucleotide exchange factor 33 isoform X2 has product MKCLPCCLADGDDGHVDETDLHLAQMHALWADLKAGLGDVAREVSVLQQGGRQVEDRVSSHHRDNNEKILSLRNTINTIQEDLSGVLAQISQLSYKQKELQRDLELLQTLQHRNGSRGEGSLDGHASLSSQTELSLIQHYITSLPTNQSKRQTAALELLESERVYVSYLSLLLKANISFNGSENASHKDKRYPSPTHPHTLKVQCTGFSGI; this is encoded by the exons ATGAAATGTTTGCCTTGTTGTCTTGCAGATGGGGATGATGGCCACGTGGATGAAACAGACCTGCATCTTGCTCAG atgcatgcactTTGGGCTGATCTGAAGGCAGGGCTCGGAGACGTGGCACGAGAGGTGTCTGTCTTACAGCAGGGAGGACGGCAAGTGGAAGACAGGGTGTCGTCTCATCACCGAGACAACAATGAAAAGATTCTATCTCTCAGGAACACGATCAACACCATacag GAGGATCTCAGTGGAGTTCTGGCACAGATCTCACAGCTGAGCTATAAGCAGAAAGAACTACAGAGAGACCTGGAACTGCTGCAGACCTTACAACATAG GAACGGCTCCAGAGGGGAGGGGTCATTGGATGGCCACGCCTCTCTTTCCAGCCAGACTGAGCTGAGTCTCATACAGCACTACATCACCAGCCTTCCAACCAATCAGA gtaAGAGGCAGACGGCTGCTCTGGAGCTGCTGGAGTCAGAGCGGGTCTATGTCTCCTATCTTTCCCTCCTCCTAAAGGCCAACATCAGTTTTAATGGATCAGAAAATGCCAGCCATAAAGACAAACGGtacccctcacccacccacccacacacactgaaggtgcAGTGCAcgggatttagtggcatctag
- the morn2 gene encoding MORN repeat-containing protein 2 codes for MSGRRKSQTEERKVEESFKVTYIFPNGDTYEGECYRTSDGVVVRRGVGTQKTAIGITYSGKWSGDKMNGAGTLVHPSGAKYEGDFMDNMYHGNGTYHFPDGTKYIGNFNENRLEGEGEFTDAQGLEWTGVFRKRAAPGLKLKLNM; via the exons ATGTCAG GCAGGAGAAAGTCGCAGACTGAGGAAAGGAAAG TGGAGGAGTCTTTCAAGGTGACCTATATTTTTCCAAATGGTGATACttatg AAGGAGAGTGCTACCGCACATCAGACGGTGTGGTggtgaggagaggtgtgggCACCCAAAAAACAGCCATTGGAATAACATACTCAGGAAAATGGAGTGGAGACAAG ATGAACGGCGCTGGAACCTTGGTGCACCCATCTGGTGCTAAATATGAGGGGGACTTCATGGACAACATGTACCATGGAAATGGCACATACCACTTTCCAGATGGGACCAAATACATTGGGAACTTTAATGAAAACAG GctagaaggggagggagagttCACTGATGCACAAGGACTGGAGTGGACTGGTGTCTTCCGCAAACGAGCAGCACCTGGATTGAAACTGAAACTTAACAtgtaa